A genomic stretch from Candidatus Neomarinimicrobiota bacterium includes:
- a CDS encoding 2-oxo acid dehydrogenase subunit E2, producing IAVAVGNGLVVPPVRNAEDKSLLQISDDISEIVSKARNKKLTLDDLEGATFSITNFGVFGNLAGYPIINQPNVAILGVGAIKKRLVVIETVSGDEIAIRQICTFTLGFDHRLVDGAMGGKFIEAIVKNLEAVDPLKALAGVLG from the coding sequence ATTGCTGTAGCAGTTGGTAATGGACTGGTGGTTCCCCCGGTTCGCAATGCTGAAGATAAATCACTATTACAAATCTCGGATGACATCTCAGAAATCGTAAGTAAGGCTCGCAACAAGAAACTGACCCTGGATGACCTCGAGGGAGCCACCTTCTCGATCACAAATTTTGGCGTATTTGGTAATCTGGCGGGCTATCCCATCATCAATCAACCCAATGTGGCTATTCTCGGTGTCGGCGCAATCAAGAAGAGGCTCGTGGTCATTGAAACTGTTTCTGGTGATGAAATTGCCATCAGGCAAATTTGCACCTTTACCCTGGGCTTTGACCATCGTCTGGTAGATGGTGCCATGGGTGGAAAATTTATTGAAGCCATTGTCAAGAACCTTGAAGCCGTTGACCCACTCAAAGCGCTTGCAGGGGTCTTGGGTTAG